A single genomic interval of Mycolicibacterium sp. MU0053 harbors:
- a CDS encoding non-ribosomal peptide synthetase: MTVDSTRTLLSFDALDDDEHDLLDEWGNRAVLTEPGPTPVSIPELFTTQVNRAPDTVALVCGDRQWSYRHLDDTANRLAHLLASKGARPGETVALLIPRSAEAILAILAVLKTGAAYLPIDPAHPDSRIDFMVSDATPVVALTSADLRARFEGSDLPVLEVDDPAVHSQSSAALPAPAPDDLAYMTYTSGTTGIPKAVAVTHHNVAQLVDALHADLPARPGQVWSQWHSLVFDVSVWEIWGALLHGGRLVIVPEAVATSPEDLHNLLITEKVSVLCQTPSAAGMLSPEGLESTTLVVAGEACPTELVDRWATDGRVMINAYGPTEATIYAAMSAPLRPGAGVAPIGSPVPGAALFVLDKFLRPAPEGVVGELYVAGTGVAPGYARRSGLTASRFLACPFGGPGARMYRTGDLVRWGDDGQLHYLGRADEQVKIRGYRIEPGEVQAVLARQDGVEQAVVIAREDRPGDKRLVGYITGTADPAQARTALAATLPAYMVPAAVVVLETLPLTVNGKLDKRALPAPEYRSAAAEYRAPSTALEEILADIFAQVLGVERIGVDDSFFDLGGDSILSMQVVSRARAAGVQCRPRDLFVEQTVARVAQVASFAAGQSDEVDEGTGPVSATPIMHWLQSVDGPVDQFNQTLVLKAPAGVTEADVHVVLQALLDRHATLRLRVEEQDSGADWSLLVPEVGAVQARDCVTSVASLDDDAVVAARTRLDPAAGRMLSAVWVPESRQLALMIHHLAVDGVSWRILLEDLNLAWAQHHSQQPIALPTGGISFARWSALLADYAGDPAVSETAEIWQEVAATPAVLPAPAPEVDTYATAGQLTVSLDVETTRQLLGEVPAAFNAGVQDILLIAFGLAWNEFLGGDTTIGVDVEGHGRAEELLGDVDLSRTVGWFTTKYPVALAPDRLSWEQVSSGDAALGAVIKDVKEQLRALPDGLTYGLLRYLNADVELSETDPTIGFNYLGRLGAGAADLSEDLWRIDQEALSATGAASAVPMPLMHTVDLNAGTMDTDQGPLLQAGWTWAPSVIDQQQIDTLSRLWFEALSGICAHVRGGGGGLTPSDLLPARLSQVQIDELTEQFQVADVLPLTPVQQGLLFHSTFARGTDNDVYAVQLDITVSGVVDQHRLRDALHTVVNRHPNLAARFSDQFGEPVQVIPAQPMMAWRYLDLRGDDLKPDEEIQQLCAAERAAVCDLMDRPTFRAALIRTSGNQHRFVLTFHHIVIDGWSLPILLREIFASYFGQRLPAPSSYRNFVSWLARQDRDAAETAWRAALAGFETPTLVAPPGTAGPRGIESYRLSGEATRALGELARSQRTTINTVLQAAWAQLLMTLTGQRDVAFGTAVSGRPADMPGSDAIVGLLINTVPVRARSTASTTVADLLGQLQHAHNDTLEHEHLALNDIHHLTGHDQLFDTLFLYESYPIDTSAFMGVQELAITDFTNREYNHYPLSVMALPGHELGLRVEYDTDAFDTATIEALVERFQRVLGEMTADPDRRLSALDVLDDGEHNRLAQWGNRAILAEPATATLSIPEVFARQVASAPGAVALTFEGQDMTYGELDDAAAQLANLLAVYGAGPGESVALLIPRSADAIVAILAVLKTGAAYLPIDPTVPASRLEFMLADAGPVAALTTADLRSRLDGVDLPVIEVDDPVPTALYPRTALLMPAPDDIAYLIYTSGTTGVPKGVAVTHGNVTETLTALHADLPAGPGQVWSQWHSLVFDVSVWEVWGALLHGARLVIVPEAIAGSPTDLHELLVAEQVSVLYQTPSAVGMLAPEGLENTTLVVAGEACPTEVMDRWAPGRVMINAYGPTEATIYAAMSAPLKAGSGVVPIGSPVPRGATFVLDDWLRPVPAGVVGELYLAGRGVGVGYVRRYGLTAERFVACPFASAPGQRMYRTGDLVRWGPDGQLQYLGRADEQVKIRGYRIELGEIQAALAELDGVEQAVVIAREDRPGDKRLIGYITGSADPGEVRTALGDRLPSYMVPAAVVPLETLPLTVNGKLDRRALPAPEYRSADRYRAPETAVEATIAGIYAQVLGVERVGVDDSFFDLGGDSISAMRAIAAINTALDANLSVRALFESPAVRSLSLQLDLEADSGRGSRPDGLSFASVHGSGVTEVHAGDLTLDKFIDAATLRTATTLPRPNGHVQTVLLTGATGFLGRYLLLEWLRKLRRVDDSVICLVRGKSDDDARRRLEATFDTDPILRRHFQELAAGRLRVVAGDKGEPNLGLDDETWQQLAGSVDLIVDSAAFVNSVLPYSELFGPNVVGTAELIRFALTTKLKPYNFVSTSDVGRQVEPSAFIEDADIREISATRAVDATYANGYGNSKWAGEVLLRETHDHCGLPVAVFRSGMIMVDPTYAGQLNVADTVSRMVLSIVAAGVAPESFYQLGADGQRQRAHFDGLPVDFVAEAITKLGWQIARSAPTSAEVFETYHVMNPHDDGIGIDTYVDWLIEAGYPIERISDFGEWLQRFETGLQALPERQRQNSVLQMLTMLKEHAGDLQAPEPTLGSYAPADRFQAAVQEAKIGADHDVPQVSARHIVKYVTDLQLLGLL; encoded by the coding sequence ATGACTGTGGATTCCACCCGGACGCTGTTGTCGTTTGACGCGCTCGACGACGACGAGCACGATCTGCTCGACGAGTGGGGCAACCGCGCGGTGCTGACCGAGCCCGGCCCCACCCCGGTTTCGATTCCGGAGCTCTTCACCACGCAGGTGAACCGCGCGCCGGACACGGTCGCACTGGTGTGCGGGGACCGCCAGTGGAGCTACCGACATTTGGACGACACGGCCAATCGGTTGGCCCACCTGTTGGCAAGCAAGGGCGCGCGCCCGGGTGAAACCGTCGCGCTGCTGATTCCCCGCTCCGCCGAAGCGATTTTGGCCATCCTGGCCGTGTTGAAGACCGGGGCGGCGTACCTGCCGATCGACCCCGCGCACCCCGATTCGCGGATCGACTTCATGGTTTCAGACGCCACCCCGGTGGTGGCGCTGACCTCCGCGGACCTGCGGGCCCGCTTCGAAGGATCCGACCTACCGGTCCTGGAAGTCGACGACCCCGCAGTGCACAGTCAGTCCAGCGCCGCGCTACCGGCGCCCGCGCCGGATGACCTGGCGTACATGACCTACACGTCGGGCACGACCGGGATTCCGAAAGCGGTTGCGGTCACCCATCACAACGTGGCACAGCTGGTCGACGCTCTGCACGCCGACCTGCCCGCCCGACCGGGGCAGGTGTGGTCGCAATGGCATTCGCTGGTGTTCGACGTGTCGGTGTGGGAGATCTGGGGTGCGCTGCTGCACGGCGGCCGTCTGGTGATCGTGCCGGAGGCGGTCGCCACGTCTCCCGAGGACCTGCACAACCTGTTGATCACCGAAAAGGTGAGTGTGCTGTGCCAAACTCCCTCGGCGGCGGGCATGTTGTCCCCCGAGGGGCTCGAATCGACCACGCTGGTGGTCGCTGGTGAGGCCTGCCCCACCGAGTTGGTGGATCGCTGGGCCACCGATGGGCGCGTGATGATCAACGCCTACGGTCCTACCGAGGCCACCATCTACGCGGCCATGAGTGCGCCGCTGCGACCAGGCGCCGGGGTGGCCCCCATCGGCTCGCCGGTACCCGGCGCGGCGCTGTTCGTGCTCGACAAGTTCCTACGGCCGGCACCCGAGGGCGTCGTCGGCGAGCTGTATGTCGCAGGTACCGGCGTGGCACCGGGATATGCGCGTCGGTCCGGGTTGACGGCATCGCGGTTCCTGGCGTGCCCGTTCGGCGGGCCTGGTGCACGGATGTACCGCACCGGAGACCTGGTGCGCTGGGGCGACGACGGACAGTTGCACTATCTGGGCCGCGCCGACGAGCAGGTCAAGATCCGCGGTTACCGCATCGAACCCGGCGAAGTGCAGGCGGTGTTGGCCCGCCAGGACGGCGTCGAGCAGGCGGTCGTGATCGCCCGCGAGGATCGTCCCGGCGACAAGCGGCTGGTCGGCTACATCACCGGTACCGCTGACCCGGCCCAGGCCCGCACCGCCCTGGCCGCGACCCTGCCGGCCTACATGGTCCCGGCCGCAGTCGTGGTGCTGGAGACGCTGCCGCTGACCGTCAACGGAAAGCTGGACAAACGCGCGCTGCCGGCCCCCGAATACCGCAGTGCGGCTGCGGAATATCGCGCTCCGTCGACCGCCCTCGAAGAAATCCTGGCCGACATCTTCGCCCAGGTGCTCGGCGTCGAGCGAATCGGCGTCGACGATTCGTTCTTCGACCTCGGTGGCGACAGCATCCTGTCCATGCAGGTGGTGTCCCGCGCGAGGGCGGCCGGTGTGCAATGCCGGCCACGCGATCTGTTCGTCGAGCAGACCGTGGCCCGAGTCGCTCAGGTCGCATCGTTCGCCGCGGGTCAGTCCGACGAGGTCGACGAGGGAACCGGCCCGGTTTCGGCCACCCCGATCATGCACTGGTTGCAAAGCGTGGATGGCCCGGTCGATCAGTTCAACCAGACGTTGGTGCTGAAGGCCCCAGCTGGGGTGACCGAGGCCGACGTGCACGTCGTACTGCAGGCCCTGCTGGATCGGCACGCCACCTTGCGGTTGCGGGTCGAGGAGCAGGACAGCGGCGCAGACTGGTCGTTGCTGGTGCCCGAAGTCGGTGCGGTGCAGGCACGTGACTGTGTAACCAGCGTCGCCTCGTTGGACGACGATGCAGTCGTGGCAGCGCGGACGCGACTGGATCCCGCAGCAGGCAGGATGCTCAGCGCCGTTTGGGTGCCCGAGTCGCGGCAGTTGGCGTTGATGATCCATCACCTGGCCGTCGACGGCGTGTCCTGGCGAATCCTGCTGGAGGACTTGAACCTCGCCTGGGCCCAGCACCACAGCCAACAACCAATCGCGCTGCCGACGGGCGGAATCTCTTTCGCGCGTTGGTCTGCGCTACTGGCCGACTATGCCGGCGACCCCGCGGTTTCGGAGACCGCCGAGATCTGGCAGGAGGTGGCCGCCACGCCTGCGGTGTTGCCGGCGCCGGCACCCGAGGTCGACACCTACGCCACCGCCGGCCAGCTGACCGTATCGCTGGACGTCGAGACCACCCGTCAGTTGCTCGGTGAGGTACCGGCGGCGTTCAACGCCGGGGTACAGGACATCTTGCTCATCGCGTTCGGCTTGGCGTGGAACGAGTTCCTCGGCGGCGACACGACAATCGGTGTCGACGTCGAGGGACACGGCCGCGCCGAGGAACTGCTCGGCGACGTCGACCTGTCCCGGACCGTCGGATGGTTCACCACCAAGTACCCGGTCGCGTTGGCCCCGGACCGGTTGTCGTGGGAGCAGGTCAGCAGCGGCGATGCGGCCCTGGGCGCGGTCATCAAGGACGTCAAGGAACAGCTGCGGGCCCTGCCCGACGGCTTGACCTATGGGCTACTGCGATATTTGAACGCGGACGTCGAGTTGTCCGAAACCGATCCCACCATCGGCTTCAACTACCTGGGTCGGCTGGGCGCCGGCGCGGCCGACCTCTCCGAGGACCTGTGGCGCATCGATCAGGAAGCGCTCTCGGCGACCGGCGCTGCCTCGGCGGTGCCGATGCCGTTGATGCACACCGTGGATCTCAATGCCGGGACCATGGACACCGACCAGGGACCCCTGCTGCAGGCCGGTTGGACCTGGGCGCCGTCGGTCATCGACCAGCAGCAGATCGACACGCTGAGCCGACTGTGGTTCGAAGCGCTGTCCGGGATCTGCGCCCACGTACGCGGCGGCGGCGGCGGCCTCACCCCGTCCGACCTGCTACCGGCGCGGCTCAGCCAGGTTCAGATCGACGAGTTGACCGAGCAATTCCAAGTTGCCGACGTGCTGCCACTGACCCCGGTGCAGCAGGGTCTGCTGTTCCATTCGACATTCGCCCGCGGCACCGACAACGACGTGTACGCGGTGCAGTTGGACATCACCGTGAGCGGCGTGGTCGACCAGCACCGGCTCCGCGATGCGCTGCACACGGTCGTCAACCGTCACCCAAACCTCGCGGCCCGCTTCAGCGATCAATTCGGCGAACCGGTGCAGGTGATCCCGGCCCAGCCGATGATGGCGTGGCGGTATCTCGATCTGCGTGGCGACGACCTCAAACCCGATGAGGAAATCCAGCAACTGTGCGCCGCCGAGCGGGCCGCGGTCTGCGACCTCATGGACCGGCCGACGTTCCGCGCCGCGCTGATCCGCACCTCCGGAAATCAGCATCGGTTCGTCCTGACCTTCCACCACATCGTGATCGACGGCTGGTCGCTGCCGATCCTGTTGCGCGAGATCTTCGCGAGCTATTTCGGGCAGCGGTTGCCCGCCCCGTCGTCGTACCGCAACTTCGTCAGTTGGCTGGCGCGTCAGGACCGGGACGCGGCGGAAACGGCGTGGCGTGCGGCGCTGGCTGGATTCGAGACCCCCACGCTGGTCGCGCCCCCAGGGACCGCGGGACCACGCGGGATCGAGTCCTACCGGTTGTCCGGCGAGGCCACGCGCGCACTCGGGGAGCTGGCGCGCTCGCAGCGCACCACGATCAACACCGTGCTGCAGGCCGCCTGGGCGCAGTTGTTGATGACCCTGACCGGACAACGCGATGTGGCCTTCGGCACCGCGGTGTCGGGGCGACCCGCAGACATGCCCGGTTCTGATGCCATTGTGGGCCTTTTGATCAACACCGTGCCGGTGCGCGCGCGCAGCACCGCGAGCACCACGGTCGCCGATCTGCTGGGGCAACTGCAGCACGCCCACAACGACACGCTCGAGCATGAACACCTGGCGCTGAACGACATTCACCACCTCACCGGGCACGATCAGCTGTTCGACACCCTGTTCCTGTATGAGAGCTATCCGATCGACACCAGCGCGTTCATGGGCGTGCAGGAATTGGCGATCACCGATTTCACCAACCGCGAGTACAACCACTATCCGCTTTCGGTGATGGCGCTGCCGGGCCACGAGTTGGGTCTGCGCGTCGAATACGACACCGACGCGTTCGACACGGCCACCATCGAGGCCTTGGTCGAACGTTTCCAGCGGGTGCTGGGCGAAATGACCGCCGACCCCGACCGGCGACTGTCGGCGCTGGACGTGCTCGACGACGGGGAACACAACCGCCTCGCGCAGTGGGGCAACCGTGCGATCCTGGCCGAACCGGCGACCGCCACGCTGTCGATCCCGGAGGTCTTCGCGCGCCAGGTCGCGTCGGCGCCCGGCGCGGTGGCGTTGACGTTCGAGGGTCAGGACATGACCTACGGTGAACTCGACGATGCCGCCGCGCAATTGGCGAATTTGCTCGCGGTCTATGGCGCGGGTCCGGGAGAGTCGGTGGCGCTGCTGATTCCGCGTTCCGCCGATGCGATTGTCGCAATCCTGGCGGTCCTCAAGACCGGTGCGGCCTATCTACCCATCGACCCCACGGTGCCGGCATCGCGGCTGGAATTCATGCTCGCCGACGCCGGGCCGGTCGCCGCGCTCACCACCGCCGACCTACGGTCGCGACTCGACGGAGTCGACCTGCCCGTCATCGAGGTCGACGACCCCGTTCCGACGGCCCTGTATCCCCGCACCGCGTTGCTGATGCCGGCCCCGGACGACATCGCATACCTGATCTACACCTCCGGAACCACCGGGGTTCCGAAGGGCGTCGCCGTCACGCACGGCAACGTCACCGAAACCCTGACCGCCTTGCACGCAGATCTGCCGGCGGGGCCGGGACAGGTCTGGTCGCAATGGCATTCGCTGGTATTCGACGTGTCGGTGTGGGAGGTCTGGGGTGCGCTGCTGCACGGCGCCCGGCTGGTGATCGTGCCGGAAGCCATTGCGGGCTCGCCGACCGATCTGCACGAGCTGCTGGTCGCCGAGCAGGTCAGCGTGCTGTACCAAACTCCGTCCGCGGTCGGCATGTTGGCGCCGGAGGGCTTGGAGAACACCACGCTGGTGGTCGCGGGTGAAGCGTGCCCGACCGAGGTGATGGACCGCTGGGCGCCGGGACGGGTGATGATCAACGCCTACGGTCCGACCGAGGCCACCATCTACGCCGCGATGAGCGCGCCCCTTAAGGCGGGTTCGGGCGTCGTCCCGATTGGATCGCCGGTACCTCGTGGGGCGACCTTCGTCCTCGACGATTGGCTGCGGCCGGTGCCCGCCGGTGTGGTCGGCGAGCTCTATCTCGCCGGACGGGGTGTCGGCGTCGGATACGTTCGCCGGTACGGGTTGACCGCTGAGCGGTTCGTGGCGTGCCCGTTCGCCAGCGCGCCAGGGCAACGGATGTACCGGACCGGCGACCTGGTGCGGTGGGGACCCGACGGTCAACTGCAGTATCTGGGTCGCGCCGACGAGCAGGTCAAGATTCGGGGCTACCGGATCGAACTCGGTGAAATCCAGGCCGCGCTGGCCGAATTGGACGGCGTCGAGCAGGCAGTGGTGATCGCCCGCGAGGACCGGCCCGGCGACAAGCGGCTCATCGGGTACATCACCGGCTCCGCGGATCCGGGCGAAGTGCGCACCGCGCTGGGTGACCGGCTCCCGTCGTACATGGTGCCCGCCGCCGTTGTGCCACTGGAGACCCTGCCGTTGACGGTCAACGGCAAGCTCGACCGGCGGGCACTGCCGGCGCCCGAGTACCGCAGCGCCGATCGTTACCGGGCTCCGGAAACCGCGGTCGAGGCGACCATCGCCGGAATTTATGCGCAGGTGCTGGGCGTGGAACGGGTCGGAGTCGACGACTCGTTCTTCGACCTGGGCGGCGACTCGATCTCCGCGATGCGGGCGATCGCCGCGATCAACACCGCCCTCGATGCGAACCTTTCCGTGCGCGCATTGTTCGAGAGCCCCGCAGTGCGAAGCCTCAGCCTCCAGCTGGACCTCGAGGCCGATTCGGGCAGGGGCTCCCGTCCGGACGGACTCAGCTTCGCGTCCGTGCACGGCAGCGGAGTCACCGAGGTCCACGCCGGAGACCTGACACTGGACAAGTTCATCGACGCCGCGACGCTGCGGACCGCGACGACCCTGCCTCGCCCGAACGGGCACGTGCAGACGGTGTTGCTGACCGGTGCCACCGGATTCCTCGGCCGTTATCTGCTGCTGGAATGGTTGCGGAAGCTGCGTCGTGTCGATGACTCCGTGATCTGTCTGGTCCGCGGCAAGTCCGACGACGACGCGCGCCGGCGGCTCGAGGCGACGTTCGACACCGACCCGATCCTGCGCAGGCATTTCCAGGAGTTGGCGGCCGGGCGGTTGCGGGTCGTCGCCGGGGACAAGGGCGAGCCGAACCTGGGCTTGGACGACGAGACTTGGCAGCAGCTGGCCGGCAGCGTCGACCTGATCGTCGACTCCGCCGCGTTCGTCAACAGCGTGTTGCCCTATAGCGAGTTGTTCGGGCCCAATGTCGTCGGGACGGCGGAGCTGATTCGGTTTGCGCTGACCACCAAGCTCAAGCCCTACAACTTCGTCTCGACCTCCGATGTGGGTCGGCAGGTGGAGCCGTCGGCATTCATCGAGGACGCCGACATCCGCGAGATCAGCGCGACCCGCGCCGTGGATGCCACCTACGCCAACGGCTACGGCAACAGCAAGTGGGCCGGCGAGGTCCTGCTGCGGGAGACCCATGACCACTGCGGGCTGCCGGTGGCGGTCTTCCGGTCCGGCATGATCATGGTCGACCCGACCTACGCGGGACAGCTGAACGTGGCGGACACGGTTTCCCGGATGGTGTTGAGCATCGTCGCCGCCGGGGTCGCACCCGAGTCGTTCTACCAACTCGGCGCCGACGGCCAGCGTCAGCGGGCGCACTTCGACGGACTGCCTGTCGATTTCGTCGCGGAGGCGATCACCAAGCTGGGTTGGCAGATCGCGCGCTCGGCCCCGACTTCGGCGGAGGTCTTCGAGACCTATCACGTGATGAACCCCCACGATGACGGCATCGGGATCGACACCTACGTCGACTGGCTCATCGAGGCCGGCTATCCGATCGAGCGGATCAGTGACTTCGGCGAGTGGTTGCAGCGGTTTGAAACCGGCCTGCAGGCGCTACCGGAGCGGCAGCGGCAGAATTCGGTGCTGCAGATGCTGACCATGCTCAAGGAGCATGCCGGGGATCTGCAGGCCCCAGAGCCGACACTGGGCTCCTACGCGCCGGCAGACCGTTTCCAAGCGGCGGTGCAGGAGGCGAAAATCGGTGCCGACCACGATGTTCCACAGGTATCCGCCCGTCACATCGTCAAGTACGTGACCGACCTGCAGTTGCTCGGATTGCTGTAG